The Deltaproteobacteria bacterium genome segment GCCTCCTTGCTAACCACACCAGTTATTGCTACCGCAGCACCCAATATTACTATGTTGGCTACCTGTTTCTGATCCAGTTCCTCAATAGCACAGGAGGTCGCAGAAATCCCTACCTGCTTCACACCGTCCAATGTTCGGGGTGAAACCATCCCTTCGTCAAAGAGGACCACCGCATCTGTAGTCGAATCCTCTATATATCTCTCATAGGCTGTCTGAGCCATGGCAATCAGGATATCGGCCTCTATGACATGGGGAAACACAATTGGCTCCTCTGATATAACCACATCAGACCGGGCATATCCCCCTCTGGCCTGAGCTCCATAGGAGCTCGACCCTGCAACCCACTTGCCGTCACTGATAGCGGCATAGCCCAAAATTACTCCGGCCAAGATGATCCCCTGGCCCCCAAACCCACACAAACGCACCTGCTTAAGCTCCACCATGGACGAACTCCCCTGTTATAATCCGATCTTCCAACTCTTCCGGACTGAGTACACCGGCCTCCTCCAAACTGATGCACTGCTCGTGCAACCTCTCCACAATCGCTGCCGGAGTATCCAAACGGTTTCTCCTGCCGAACTGGATCGGGCAGGGTGATAAGACCTCTATGAAGGAAAACCCCTCAGTGTTGATGCCCTTTTTGATAGCGGAAATTACAGAAAGGGGCTGAGTTACGGAAAACCTGGCCACATAGGCCGCCCCAGCTGCCTTCACCAGCTTACAGAGATCAAAGGGACGATATATATTGCCCTCCATGGTCGTGGAGGTTAAAGCGCCCAAGGGGGAGGTGGAGGCTACCTGGCCACCGGTCATGCCGTAGATCATATTGTTGGCACAGATCACAGTTAGATCTATATTCCGACGTGCGGCATGGATGAGATGGTTGCCCCCAATGGAGGTCAAATCCCCATCACCACTGACCACGATGGTGGTCAACTCAGGGTTAAAGAGCTTTGCACCAGTAGCAAAGGGTATGGCCCTGCCGTGAAGCGTATGGAGGGTATCGGCATTGAAATGAGGGCTGGGTATCCAGGCAGCGCAACCAATACCCGAAACAAAAAGCACTCTATCCATATCCAAAGCCAGCTCATCCACAGCCCTCAAGAGTAACCCCATAAGGATTCCATGACCGCAGCCGGGACAGAAAGGGGTTGTCTGCACCTCAGGACGCAGGTACTCCTCAAGATCTCTCGCCATCAGAGAATCCTCCTCATCTCCTCTAGGATGGTATGGGGGTGGATGACCTCTCCATTGGTCTGATTGTAGGTGATCACCTCACAGCAGGCATATTTCATCACCTCACCAGCTACCTGCCCCATGTTCATCTCGGGAACAAAGATCTTTTTTGTCCGCTTACTCACCTCCGCTACCACCCTGTCAGCAAAAGGCCACAGGGTCTTAAGCCGCATCATCCCAACCCGCACACCATCCGACCGCAACCGCTGCACTGCAAAAAGGGCACTGCGCGCAGTAAACCCGTAACTGACAACCAATCCCTCAAGATCATCATCAAGATAGTACCCCTCTACATCCACAATCTCATCCCGGTGGTCCATAACCTTTTTGTGAAGTCTGCTCACCAGCCGCGCATGCACATTAGGATCATCTGTCTTTCGGAAACCATATGCATCATGCGTGGAACCTGTCACCAAAAGCCTCTCCCCCTCACCAAACGACGGCATGGGTGGAATCCCACCCTCTTCCTCCGTATCAAAAGGAGCAGCTCCGGGCCGCTTCACACGATCACATACCTCAACTGTCTCCTTAATAACAATCTTCTCCCTCAAGTGTCCCACAGCCTCATCAGCAAGCACAAAACTGGGGACCCGATATTGCTCTGCCATGTTAAACGCCTTGATTATGAAATCGTACATCTCCTGCACTGACCATGGTGAGTGAGCAATAACCTGATAATCCCCATGAGAACCCCACTTGGTCTGCATGACGTCTCCACTTCCCACCCGAGTGGCCTGACCTGTCCCCGGCCCTGCCCTCTGGATATCTACCACAACGATTGGAGTCTCCGTAAAGGCCGCATATCCAATGGCTTCCATCATGAGGCTAAATCCAGGACCTGAGGTAGCAGTCATGGCCTTCGCCCCTGCCCAAGAGGCCCCGATCACAGAACAAATAGACCCTATCTCATCCTCCATCTGTATGAACACCCCACCACCCTTCTGAAACCGCACCGAAATCCGCTCCATAATCTCACTAGAAGGTGTTATCGGATACCCCGCATAGTACCTGCAACCTGCAGCAATCGCCCCTTCTGCTACCGCCTCATTCCCAGAAAAATAGTAATTGCCAGGAGGAAAAATACTCTGTACAACCCTATACCTCATCGCGCAGCTCCTTAAGAAATTTCACTTAGTTCATCAAACGTCACAGTTAAAGAACTTCTAGCAGCAATTCACTGATATCCCTCAGGATAAGCCCCTTATTGTTGAGAATTATCGCTTTGGAGGCATCTTCAAACATTCCCAAATACTAAGGGCAAGCAACAACTGGAAGTTAACCTTTTAAATACAATAATTCTTTTCCCGAGATCTGTCAAACTACCCCATCTGTAACAAATACATTGTTAAAGATAGGAAAATATAAAAATTTTATGCTAAAATTGTTTAAAAATGGGAGAAGGGGTTCGTAGATGATATGTCACCTCTGCCAGAAGGATTCCCACCTGATCTCTCAAACCATCGGGTACTGCGTTGATTGCATCAGGTCCCATTTTGCCGAGCTTGAGCAGGATATCAGAGAGATCCACATCCGCAACCGATTAAAAGACCACCTGCCTACGGAGCCGCCTCGATCCTCTGAAGGACGCTCCTGCCGGATCTGTGCCCATGAGTGCTGCATACCCCCCGGGGAAAAGGGTTATTGTGGACTATACCAGAATCTGGAGGGGAGGCTTGTCCCCATCACCTCCAGCCGTTTAAAGGGGATAGTCCATTGGTATTACGACGGACTCCCCACCAATTGTTGTGCGGCATGGGTCTGCCCTGGTTGCAGCAGCGCAGGGTACCCCCATTTTTCTTATGCCCCTGGACCGGAATACGGATATAAGAATTTGGCGGTATTCTACGGGGCCTGCAATTTCGACTGCCTCTTCTGCCAGAACTGGACCTACAGGAGGGATCTGGAACAGGCCGTCCCCTCTGGCGTGGAAGACCTGGCCCGGGCCGTCGATAAAAAGACCAGTTGTATCTGCTTCTTTGGAGGGGACCCCACCCCCCAAGTGATCCATGCCTTGCGGACCTCCCGCATGGCCCTGGAAGAGAATAAGGAAAGGGTGCTGCGG includes the following:
- a CDS encoding 2-oxoacid:acceptor oxidoreductase family protein encodes the protein MVELKQVRLCGFGGQGIILAGVILGYAAISDGKWVAGSSSYGAQARGGYARSDVVISEEPIVFPHVIEADILIAMAQTAYERYIEDSTTDAVVLFDEGMVSPRTLDGVKQVGISATSCAIEELDQKQVANIVILGAAVAITGVVSKEALVSAIKENVDERFRDLNLKTVEAGFALGGERWRLLEGRTGQS
- a CDS encoding 2-oxoacid:ferredoxin oxidoreductase subunit beta encodes the protein MARDLEEYLRPEVQTTPFCPGCGHGILMGLLLRAVDELALDMDRVLFVSGIGCAAWIPSPHFNADTLHTLHGRAIPFATGAKLFNPELTTIVVSGDGDLTSIGGNHLIHAARRNIDLTVICANNMIYGMTGGQVASTSPLGALTSTTMEGNIYRPFDLCKLVKAAGAAYVARFSVTQPLSVISAIKKGINTEGFSFIEVLSPCPIQFGRRNRLDTPAAIVERLHEQCISLEEAGVLSPEELEDRIITGEFVHGGA
- a CDS encoding radical SAM protein — protein: MICHLCQKDSHLISQTIGYCVDCIRSHFAELEQDIREIHIRNRLKDHLPTEPPRSSEGRSCRICAHECCIPPGEKGYCGLYQNLEGRLVPITSSRLKGIVHWYYDGLPTNCCAAWVCPGCSSAGYPHFSYAPGPEYGYKNLAVFYGACNFDCLFCQNWTYRRDLEQAVPSGVEDLARAVDKKTSCICFFGGDPTPQVIHALRTSRMALEENKERVLRICWETNGGVSSSLLIQMARVSLASGGCIKVDLKAWSEAVNLALCGVSNRPTLENFRRLVEFHKERREPPFLIASTLLVSGYVDVYEVRGLARFIASLDPAIPYTLLAFHPDFRMRDLPHTSREHAMECLEAAQEEGLMNVNVGNVHLLL
- a CDS encoding 2-oxoacid:acceptor oxidoreductase subunit alpha encodes the protein MRYRVVQSIFPPGNYYFSGNEAVAEGAIAAGCRYYAGYPITPSSEIMERISVRFQKGGGVFIQMEDEIGSICSVIGASWAGAKAMTATSGPGFSLMMEAIGYAAFTETPIVVVDIQRAGPGTGQATRVGSGDVMQTKWGSHGDYQVIAHSPWSVQEMYDFIIKAFNMAEQYRVPSFVLADEAVGHLREKIVIKETVEVCDRVKRPGAAPFDTEEEGGIPPMPSFGEGERLLVTGSTHDAYGFRKTDDPNVHARLVSRLHKKVMDHRDEIVDVEGYYLDDDLEGLVVSYGFTARSALFAVQRLRSDGVRVGMMRLKTLWPFADRVVAEVSKRTKKIFVPEMNMGQVAGEVMKYACCEVITYNQTNGEVIHPHTILEEMRRIL